A single region of the Deefgea piscis genome encodes:
- a CDS encoding dicarboxylate/amino acid:cation symporter has protein sequence MLSQKKSWPMWLKIMLALVLGVIAGLVGGEWIKQLKPIGDIFLALLKMTVVPVIFVSLVCGITALKDLSKMGRVAAKTLMIYAVTMGIAAAIAMLLSMTFGIGSGMSAMLHGVTAPEMQKTSLLDTMMGIFPDNPFKAFAEGQVLPIIVFAIFFGIAINKAGTAGEPVQRLFVSLNEVVFKLILMVLSFAPYGVFALIAYVTADNGFSVLGELASLVGVIYLSCMLMLVVVFPLLLRIFVLPAWPFLRKMLPVQLFAYSTASSNATLPLNMETCEHQLGVHNSIASFVLPLGATVNMNGLATYLGAVAIFAANAVGIELTLLQMVTVIVTTVLAAIGAAGVPGTGLIVMSLVLTSVGLPLEVVAAIAAVDRIIDMMNTATNVSGDSLAAVLVARAEGELDLATYRSLNNDTE, from the coding sequence TTGTTATCACAAAAAAAATCATGGCCGATGTGGCTAAAAATTATGCTGGCGCTCGTCCTTGGTGTTATCGCGGGTTTGGTCGGTGGTGAGTGGATTAAGCAACTAAAACCGATTGGCGACATCTTTTTAGCCCTGCTGAAAATGACCGTGGTACCCGTTATTTTTGTGTCTTTAGTGTGCGGCATTACCGCACTGAAAGACTTAAGCAAGATGGGGCGCGTTGCGGCAAAAACCTTAATGATTTACGCGGTGACCATGGGCATTGCGGCGGCCATTGCGATGCTATTGTCGATGACCTTTGGCATTGGCTCGGGCATGAGCGCCATGCTGCATGGCGTGACTGCGCCAGAAATGCAAAAAACCTCTTTGCTCGACACCATGATGGGGATTTTTCCTGACAATCCATTTAAAGCCTTTGCCGAAGGCCAAGTGCTACCGATTATTGTGTTTGCCATCTTTTTTGGGATTGCCATCAATAAAGCCGGTACTGCGGGTGAGCCGGTGCAACGCTTATTTGTTTCGCTCAATGAAGTGGTGTTTAAGCTAATTTTGATGGTGCTCTCTTTCGCGCCTTACGGTGTGTTTGCGCTGATCGCCTATGTTACCGCCGACAATGGCTTTAGCGTCTTAGGCGAATTAGCCTCACTGGTTGGCGTGATTTACCTATCGTGTATGTTAATGCTGGTGGTGGTTTTTCCACTGTTACTGCGCATTTTTGTACTGCCAGCGTGGCCTTTTCTTCGCAAAATGCTGCCAGTGCAGCTATTTGCGTATTCAACTGCATCGAGCAATGCCACTTTGCCGCTCAATATGGAAACCTGTGAGCACCAATTGGGTGTGCATAATTCGATTGCCTCATTTGTATTGCCCTTGGGCGCAACAGTGAATATGAATGGTTTGGCGACGTATTTGGGCGCAGTGGCAATTTTTGCTGCCAACGCCGTCGGCATTGAATTGACCTTACTGCAAATGGTCACGGTGATTGTCACCACTGTATTAGCGGCAATTGGTGCGGCGGGCGTACCGGGCACGGGCTTGATCGTGATGAGTTTGGTGCTCACCTCGGTGGGTTTACCACTCGAAGTTGTGGCCGCGATTGCCGCAGTGGATCGCATTATCGACATGATGAATACCGCGACCAACGTTTCTGGTGACTCGCTGGCTGCCGTATTGGTGGCGCGCGCTGAAGGTGAGTTGGATCTCGCGACTTATCGTAGTTTAAATAACGACACCGAATAA
- a CDS encoding acyl-CoA thioesterase, with the protein MAHLTPIKVHGFHLDLYGHVNNARYLEFLEEARWGLMEEYGDLSWFMAQKMALVVSRVDIRYIRAATMGDQLLIETRLVELLPREGKIHQRIVRKDNGKVVAEADISFAVIHPEQRGALLIEGELFERFNQILLATSELV; encoded by the coding sequence ATGGCGCATCTCACCCCCATCAAAGTGCATGGGTTTCATTTGGATTTGTATGGGCACGTCAATAACGCGCGTTATTTAGAATTTTTAGAAGAAGCGCGCTGGGGCTTGATGGAAGAGTATGGCGATTTATCGTGGTTTATGGCGCAAAAAATGGCCTTAGTGGTCAGCCGCGTCGATATTCGCTATATCCGCGCCGCAACAATGGGCGATCAGTTGCTGATCGAAACGCGCTTGGTTGAATTATTACCACGCGAAGGCAAAATCCATCAGCGCATCGTGCGTAAAGACAATGGCAAGGTCGTTGCTGAGGCTGACATTAGCTTTGCGGTGATTCACCCAGAGCAAAGAGGCGCGCTATTGATCGAAGGCGAGTTGTTTGAGCGGTTTAATCAGATTTTATTGGCAACGAGTGAATTGGTATGA
- a CDS encoding LEA type 2 family protein: protein MTWLQRVVGVLVLSLLSACSGIVNFEKPQVNLAGLEVLDLGLLEQKFVVSLRVTNPNDMALPIDGLKMKLDVNGQPFATGVSNQKVTLPRLGEAVVKVNVTTNLSNIWKQIKAIQSKSLAYTVSGQLFVPLVPGGISFNRQGELSSLGAAAK from the coding sequence ATGACGTGGTTGCAGCGAGTAGTCGGTGTTTTGGTCTTGAGTTTGCTAAGTGCGTGTAGCGGCATTGTTAATTTTGAAAAACCACAAGTGAATCTAGCCGGTTTAGAAGTGCTGGATTTGGGCTTGTTGGAGCAAAAATTTGTGGTGTCATTGCGCGTGACCAATCCAAACGATATGGCTTTGCCGATTGATGGTTTGAAGATGAAGCTCGATGTGAATGGCCAGCCCTTTGCAACCGGCGTCTCCAATCAAAAAGTAACATTGCCGCGCTTGGGTGAGGCGGTAGTTAAAGTGAATGTAACGACCAATCTGAGCAATATTTGGAAGCAAATTAAAGCCATTCAAAGTAAATCACTGGCGTATACGGTTTCTGGGCAGTTATTTGTTCCTTTAGTGCCCGGTGGCATTAGCTTTAATCGGCAAGGCGAGTTGTCCAGCCTAGGGGCAGCAGCGAAATAA
- a CDS encoding SulP family inorganic anion transporter, translated as MLAPHFVSRWLAQTMPGITLLRHYPRAWWAYDWRAGISVAAVAIPVGVAYAQLAGMSPVAGLYASILPLLAYALFGSSRQLIVGPDAATCAMIFSTLAPIAAGDAALYVSLSVSLALLTGLFCLIASRLRLGFLADFLSPPILAGFLNGVAISIVVGQLGKVLGFNFSDNGLIERLIELPFKILEAHPITAAIGLGTLLIQQLARRLLPSLPSALVAMVMAGLIVFVFRLDQHGVSVIGALPAGLPTVHWPVLPYSQLGELLGAAAGLALISFSSAMLTARSFAAKNRYDIDADREFTALGMANIAAGFSQGFAISGADSRTAVNDAMGGKSQMVSIVAALTIAIAMLLLTPALYFVPIAALGAVLITASLGLMNFASIQHFRLLGRGEWLIAIVTLIGVACVGVMQGMLFAVLLSTLRLLIHLARPHEARLGVYPTGQSFHDLKHHPDAQEIAGLLVYRFESPLNFFNANFFRQRVLSLVDGSASPVKWVVIDVTTISQIDAAGEQAMWQLQQALAEREIRLALAGRKRQIERRAQMQGQLERVKRDFLLFSTLKRARIAYENDLQAQHDLNHRPEGAAA; from the coding sequence ATGCTGGCTCCTCATTTTGTTTCTCGCTGGCTCGCGCAAACCATGCCCGGCATCACCTTGCTACGGCATTACCCTAGGGCATGGTGGGCGTATGATTGGCGCGCAGGGATTTCTGTCGCCGCAGTGGCGATCCCTGTTGGCGTCGCCTACGCCCAACTCGCCGGAATGAGCCCGGTTGCTGGTTTATACGCCAGTATTTTACCGCTGCTGGCGTATGCGCTATTTGGCTCATCACGCCAACTGATCGTGGGGCCAGACGCAGCAACCTGCGCAATGATTTTTTCAACATTGGCTCCAATTGCCGCAGGGGACGCTGCGCTCTATGTGTCTTTGTCGGTGAGTTTGGCCTTGCTCACAGGTTTGTTTTGCCTGATTGCCAGTCGTTTGCGTTTGGGCTTTTTAGCGGACTTTTTGTCTCCACCGATTTTAGCCGGCTTTTTAAATGGCGTCGCCATCAGCATTGTTGTTGGCCAGCTGGGTAAAGTCTTGGGTTTTAACTTTAGCGACAACGGTTTAATCGAGCGACTCATTGAATTGCCATTCAAAATACTCGAAGCACACCCCATCACAGCTGCAATCGGCCTGGGTACGTTACTGATTCAACAGCTGGCGCGCCGCTTATTACCGAGCTTGCCATCGGCCTTAGTGGCGATGGTGATGGCCGGTTTAATCGTTTTTGTTTTCCGCTTGGATCAACACGGCGTGAGCGTCATCGGCGCTTTACCCGCCGGTTTACCCACAGTGCATTGGCCGGTACTGCCTTATTCGCAACTGGGGGAGCTGCTTGGTGCCGCCGCCGGTTTGGCCTTAATTAGCTTTAGCAGTGCCATGCTCACGGCGCGCAGCTTTGCCGCCAAAAACCGCTATGACATCGACGCCGATCGTGAATTTACTGCGCTGGGCATGGCCAATATTGCTGCTGGTTTTTCCCAGGGCTTTGCCATTAGCGGCGCGGACTCCAGAACCGCAGTCAATGACGCCATGGGTGGCAAAAGCCAAATGGTTAGCATAGTGGCCGCACTCACCATTGCGATTGCCATGCTGCTCCTCACGCCCGCTTTGTATTTTGTGCCGATTGCGGCGCTGGGTGCGGTGTTGATTACGGCGTCTTTAGGGCTGATGAATTTTGCCAGCATTCAACACTTTCGCTTACTTGGGCGTGGCGAATGGCTGATTGCCATTGTGACCTTAATCGGCGTGGCCTGTGTGGGCGTGATGCAAGGCATGCTGTTTGCCGTGTTGCTATCCACATTACGGCTGTTAATTCATCTTGCCCGCCCGCACGAAGCGCGGCTGGGGGTGTATCCCACCGGGCAATCGTTTCATGATTTAAAGCATCACCCCGATGCGCAAGAAATTGCCGGTTTATTGGTCTATCGGTTTGAGTCACCGCTTAATTTTTTTAATGCTAATTTTTTCCGTCAGCGCGTATTGTCCTTAGTCGACGGCAGCGCAAGCCCAGTGAAATGGGTGGTCATTGATGTGACAACGATTTCACAAATTGATGCCGCCGGAGAGCAAGCCATGTGGCAATTGCAGCAAGCACTGGCCGAGCGCGAAATCCGCCTAGCTTTAGCGGGGCGCAAACGGCAAATTGAACGCCGCGCGCAAATGCAAGGCCAGCTTGAGCGCGTTAAGCGAGACTTTTTATTGTTTTCTACACTCAAACGAGCGCGTATTGCTTATGAAAACGACTTGCAAGCGCAACATGATTTAAATCATCGACCCGAGGGAGCTGCAGCATGA
- a CDS encoding GlxA family transcriptional regulator → MLDLYFVLTPQFMLLDLAGPAEAFQIAALHGANYRLNLVSPLTELTSSVGLKQHQLAPLPTPIPAGATVILIGAQNSLVNLKNTEAKQVVTWLRQHFDAQQHQLACVCSGTMLAAEAGLLDGRQCTTHHEIIDRLRQTAPLAHVHDDRLFVQDGPVATSAGICSGIDLALHLIEQDAGPLIAQSVAREMVVWLRRSGQDPQLSPWLAHRNHLHPMVHKAQDLISRQVTERLTLTEIAAHVHTSSRNLARLFLQHCGITPHQYQLDIRIATARQLLQQPQLSIERIAEQAGFASTRDFRRVWQQQTGKLPSESR, encoded by the coding sequence ATGCTTGATTTATATTTTGTGTTAACCCCGCAATTTATGTTGTTGGATTTAGCTGGCCCAGCGGAAGCGTTTCAAATCGCGGCGCTGCATGGCGCAAATTATCGTCTCAATCTGGTGTCGCCTTTAACTGAACTCACCAGCTCAGTCGGGCTCAAGCAACACCAGCTCGCACCACTACCAACGCCGATTCCAGCCGGAGCGACGGTGATTTTAATTGGCGCACAAAATTCTCTCGTCAACCTCAAAAACACCGAAGCCAAACAAGTGGTTACTTGGCTACGTCAGCATTTTGATGCCCAGCAGCATCAACTGGCCTGCGTGTGTTCAGGCACCATGCTGGCGGCAGAAGCGGGTTTACTCGATGGTCGACAATGCACCACCCACCATGAAATCATTGATCGCCTACGCCAAACCGCCCCATTAGCCCACGTGCATGACGATCGTTTATTTGTGCAAGACGGCCCAGTAGCGACCAGCGCGGGGATTTGCTCAGGGATTGATTTGGCGCTGCATTTAATTGAGCAAGATGCTGGCCCCTTGATTGCCCAAAGTGTCGCGCGCGAAATGGTGGTTTGGCTGCGCCGTAGCGGCCAAGATCCACAGCTTTCGCCTTGGCTGGCGCATCGCAATCATTTGCACCCGATGGTGCATAAAGCGCAAGACTTAATCAGCCGCCAAGTCACTGAGCGCTTAACGCTCACCGAGATTGCCGCGCACGTACACACCAGTAGCCGCAATTTAGCGCGCTTATTTTTGCAGCACTGCGGCATTACGCCGCATCAATATCAACTGGATATTCGCATTGCTACTGCTAGGCAATTATTGCAGCAACCGCAGTTATCCATTGAGCGAATTGCCGAGCAAGCTGGGTTTGCCTCAACGCGTGATTTTCGCCGCGTTTGGCAACAGCAAACCGGTAAACTGCCCAGCGAAAGCCGTTAA
- the ppk2 gene encoding polyphosphate kinase 2 — MSKKNPSPKTQTADEVLSHKPALSEKTYQAELRKLHIELVKMQRWVQERGLKVCIVFEGRDGAGKGGTIKALTERVSPRTFRVVALPAPTDREKTQMYLQRYVAHLPAAGEVVVFDRSWYNRAGVERVMGFCTPEQTEAFLHGAPQFEKAMIDSGIILLKYWLEVTPEEQERRLRDRIDDGRKTWKLSPMDILSFNRWDDYTTARDEMFKYTDTEFSPWFIAHSEDKKRVRLNVLSHILAHVPYEDLPQEKVKLPKRKIKVSSNTEHPLRIVPEKF; from the coding sequence ATGAGTAAAAAAAATCCAAGTCCTAAAACTCAAACCGCTGATGAAGTACTCAGCCACAAGCCGGCGTTATCAGAAAAAACCTATCAGGCCGAACTGCGCAAACTGCATATTGAGCTAGTCAAGATGCAACGCTGGGTACAAGAGCGCGGGCTCAAAGTGTGCATCGTTTTTGAAGGCCGCGATGGTGCTGGCAAAGGCGGCACGATTAAAGCGCTCACCGAGCGCGTCAGTCCACGCACCTTTCGCGTGGTGGCACTACCCGCGCCCACCGATAGAGAAAAAACTCAGATGTATTTGCAGCGCTACGTGGCGCATCTACCTGCCGCAGGAGAAGTCGTTGTTTTTGATCGCAGCTGGTATAACCGCGCCGGTGTTGAACGGGTAATGGGATTTTGTACGCCAGAGCAAACCGAGGCGTTTTTGCATGGCGCACCGCAGTTTGAAAAAGCCATGATTGATTCTGGGATTATCTTGCTCAAATACTGGCTTGAAGTCACCCCCGAAGAGCAAGAACGGCGCTTACGTGATCGCATCGACGACGGCCGCAAAACATGGAAGCTCTCGCCAATGGACATTTTGTCGTTTAACCGTTGGGACGACTACACTACCGCCCGCGACGAGATGTTTAAATACACCGACACCGAATTTTCACCGTGGTTTATTGCCCATTCTGAGGACAAAAAACGCGTTCGACTCAATGTGCTCAGCCATATTCTGGCGCATGTGCCGTATGAAGACTTACCACAAGAAAAAGTGAAGCTGCCAAAAAGAAAAATCAAAGTCAGCAGCAATACCGAACATCCACTGCGCATCGTCCCGGAAAAATTCTAA